Genomic window (Musa acuminata AAA Group cultivar baxijiao chromosome BXJ1-9, Cavendish_Baxijiao_AAA, whole genome shotgun sequence):
AGTCCCCTGCCTGTAAAAGCATTATGCACAAGTTAACAATCTATTGCATACCAATATATCTTAATATCTTACAGGGTTATGTAAAGAGATACAAGTAATAGGCTTATGCACCATTCTTCACAAGAAAAGAAAACTTATACTGGTTTCAATTTTCGAAAGGCAGCTTCATAGGGAAAAAGAAAAACTGAAGAACGTATTTTAAAAGTTTGATGAACTTTTAACTAATATTTAAAAGCCTTGGGTACATAATATAAAAAAGTTCAAAGGCTTATCTTTATTTAGAAGCTATAAAAAAGTTCAAAGGCTCTTCTGATATTCCTTTTTTCCTTTTGCAGGGAGGAAAGGTGGTGTTGCCTAAAGACTCATGCCAATCTTTATCGCTACTACCCACAAACTATTAAACTTGAGTTTCCTTACTCCTTAGtatacatcagcctgttatacttTCCATTTAAACATGGGTTATGCACTTGTAGAAACTGTAACATTTGTACTCAAACAAGGACTTAACATGATATCTAGCCTACCTCCATATGACACTATATTGTTGGCTATGGCTTATGTTTCACATAGACAATTAACAAAAAAACTGCTTTTTAATTATCCATATCTTATTCAACTTTCTTGATCAGAGTGTAATGAGGAACAGTCATTTATCAGGACAAGTCTATAAAAAattccaaataaaaaataaatactttAGGTTATTTACTAGTTGCCTTACAATGAGAAAATAGAATTTCCTATGTTGCGTACTGTGCATATGTCATCAATTGCATCGTTGAACAATACAGTCATCTAAAAGAGGATCTTTATCAGTTTTTTAAATTAGATAAGCATATGAAACAACATAACTAAGTTAGGGCAAAGGCATCACACTAAACATTAGCCGGCAAGCATCTGCATATTTCAAGAGATTTATATTCCAGAGAAGACCACTAATGACAGGAACACATGATACGAAACAATGAATTAGATTGTGCATTGAatctatataaaattaaaatcttgaaaaagaaagaaaaacaaaagcatGGACCTTAAATAAGAAACCGGCATGTCCAGATTTGCACCGTTAGCCATCCGTGCCATCTGAGAAAGCACAATGCCACTAATTATAAGGCACAAGCCCCAAAAAGCTTGTCACTACTAGAAATAGCAGAACTACAGTGTCATCATCCTTACGTGCGTCGGACAGCCATCAGGTTCGGTTCTGTAATTATGTTCGAAAATCCTAACCTACTCAAGAAAATGAGACGTGTAAAGATCCAATAACGAACAATTAGATCCAAAAACACacaaatataaagagaaataaaaggaATCAAAAGATGAATTCGAGCGGGAAGCAAAGCACAAAGGGATCCAACAAAACCCAAGGGCTTCAAATTACCTCGGCAAGCGAATCAAGCAGAAGCTGAGAAGCTTGGCGCCGATAACAGAAAGGCACTCTTCCTTCGAGTTCGGCGATCATCCGCTTCCAGTAAGGCCTTGACGCGTGAAAAGAAGCAAAATCCCCATGAAATCGGCGCGGGTAGGGCACAATTAGATCAAGAATCAAGGGAGATCCCTACTAGAAAGCAGGAACCGTGGGGATTCGAGGAGGGGAGTGAGGGCGTACCTGAGAGGAGGCTTAGGGTTTTGTTGAGGTGAGTGAACGGGCTCGACGAACTTTTCCATGGAGGCGGCGAACGGAGAAGACGGAGACCGGAGGGCCGACTTATGTCCCCCGCGCGGTCGGGCTTCCCGCGCAATTATTTTTGTAGGTTTATattccattttttttctttttcctcttttttgttttcttcactTAAAATACttacaatattatttttatttattcttcTTCCTGTGTGTAAATAGCATCCAACAAAGCATAAGATAAATACAATACAAATCTCtccattatattatttatattatatacataaGATCGAAAAAGACAGTGTGCATAATTTTATTACTAAAAGAACTATTTTTATAACTCAAACTGCTATGAAGTAAATTGcaaaaagaataattttatttgtttcaaaatattttctttctttcctcaTGATTTTAAGAATCAAATTGACTTCTTCCCTTGCAAGGATAAATAGAATACTAAAATTTAACTTCTCCAAATCTAGTCATCTTTTCCATGAATGATCAGCACTGCAAGGGAAGGAAACAATTTGTCTGAATTAAATTGGATTTACTTCACCTGTGCAAACAAATCATATTCTACTAGATTTGAGAGAGCCGAGACAATCCACAACAAGCACACTGCGGAACTCATTCCAGAGAACCTTTGGGATTTTACAGCAGGAAGAAGCACTTCTTCACTTGGATCAGAGAGCTAATCAACAAAGGCTGCATGCCCTTTACTTCATGTCCCTAATGTGTTATATTGTGCTTGATCTCAGAGGAGGCACACTGTCTCTTGGTTTTTCGCCAAATTACATAGTTCATGCAGTAACTTAGTAATGCCTTCGATACGTAAACAAGGTGAAAAGATTTGAACTTTAGACAAGCATATAGCAGTATTAGAGAACATCTTCCTGTTAACCATGTCATAATTTCTGAACTAAGTCCAATCAGCACAACTCACACGCGACGTAAAGGTGCTTCAACTCCGTGTAGAAATAGAAGCAACTACAGAGACTATGAAAAGACCAGCTCTCAACTCACTAACTGAAACTACTCTGTCCAAAGGGTATGGTCACACCCAGCCATTTGATTGGGAAATTTCATTGAACCTGAACGACACATCACCAGCAGTGTCCCTCTCAAACCCCGTCTCGAATGCATCAGCTGTCGATGGAGGTAACGGAAGAGAAATTGGTGCTGCAGCTTTATACTCTGCGAACTCATAAGCCGATGGCTGCTCCCACATCAGAACATGTATTCGAATTGGCTTCAGAGCATGCCTATGCAAGGAGAGCTTCTGGCTGATTgagatggtatcaaagcagcgaatTGCTCCAGCAGAAGACACCATCCAAGGGAGAACTTTTTCATTTGACACCCTCAAGATCACCAGCAGCTTGTCTGCATTTCTTGCTTGTCTGAACATATCTCGAAGCCCTGATCGTGTGGAAGCTGCTTCATCATCCGTATCATCCACTGAGGAAATGTAGATGAAACCCTGCAAAGAATGAATATCAAGTGAGGCTTTTGATCTCACGACATCAACATAAGATGTGCTTCGAGTGGGTACTAAAATCGCTGCAAGGTATGTGTTACTATCACAAAGAAGAAAGTTGATGGATGGAACCAAGTGATCACAAGCTACACCTATCAAGAACAACAATAGATTAATGGTGAGAAGTTTAGCAAACCTCTTCGGTGCAACTGATCGAAAATCCCAGTTTCGTATCACCTTCTTGAAGTTTAATATCTACTGCCAGTTCCCCAGAAGCTGGGGTGAACCAAAGCCTAACTGCCCTTACCACTCCAATGTCAACCCCATGGTAATCCTCAAACCCATAGAGGCTAACGTTTGCAAGATTTGAAAGATCCGATAATGATCCACTGTTCACGGTTGCAGATGCTGTCTCACCAGATATCTGTAACAGGAAAACATGACCTATTAAGTACAAATCGACAAAGATTCTAAGACTCCCCAGTGCAAATCATTTCAATATATCCATGTCTCATGAAAGGGGCATAAAAGATGCTTAACTCACTCTGCTAGAGAAGTTCTTCACCTTAGATCTATATTGAAGCCTTTGCAAAGATTACCTTGGTTAAGAGAGCCTCAGTCTGGACATTCATGAATTCAATGGGGACTCCTGAAGCCTGAGAAGCGAAGAGCCAAGTGTTTGCACGGGCCAAGGTGTCCTCAAGACAATTGTAACGAGAAGCAACCAGGTCCAGCGCCTTTGGAAGTACCAGCATTGAGAGGAAGCAGCTTGAGTTGGGCACTGGAAGAAATTCCTTCATCTTTTTTTCCCAATTGTACGGTACATATCCATCCTGAACCTTGGCAGTGCTCAGTGCACAGACCACCCTCGAGCTCCTTGAGCCTTATAAATAAGCAAGATATTAGTGGTTGTTCGAGAAAAATGAAAAGTCAGGATGCTGATTTCCATGAGACAACAAAAATAATTGTTATTTACGGCATGGGCAGCTCCTCTAATCAGTTATGATCCACATCGCAAAGTCAACCATTTGAGGAGTCAAATGGAATTCTTTATATAAATTAATCAATGAAATCAGACTATACAATGGTTAGTGGCAAATTTTGCATATCAGATCAATGCAATAACGTATCTCTTTATGGATCTAGGCACCTTTGTTTGATTAGACTTGAAATTGCTTAGATGTTTTGATGGTAGAATACTAAACTACCCACGAAAAGTGATCACTTGATAAATATATCACCTCAGGTAATTCAAGAAAATGCATTTAGAATATTAGACAAACAAATCCTCCAACATTGTTTCATATATTTTTGACAAATCCATATCAATAGGTTGATAAATTAAAATGATCTAAACTACAGTATAAGCAATGAGGCTTACTCTCTCACATAACCCTTCCTACCATATAGAACTTAACTTTGGAAACATACCAACAAAGATTCTTGCATTAACAAGTAATCATCTGATAACAACAGGTAAGATCCATGAGAGTgagaatacttcaacttatgtgtTCAACCAGATACAATCATTTTGACTGGCCTATGTCAATGATCCCACAAAAGTTTAGTCAAAGGAGGTTGATCCAATGAGCCAGCAACCAGGAAGGAATCTTGTAGCTGTTTCACATGGTAAGCAAATAATACACATAAGCAAGCTTAGGGATGCAACAGGATCCAATAAAATACCAAGCATGAAAGTCACTTGCAGAGCCACTTTCATGTAATCCAAGATCATGCATCAAGGAAGCAACTCTCACTTAAAGCTTCACCATATTAAATATGTTTTCAGCTCTTAACTCATTAAGAATCAGACAAGTCAAAAGATGTGTCCGCATCGCATCCACACAACCATTGAACTGGTGGCAAGAGGTTAATAATTAATTGAGGAGCTACCTCTGAAAAAAATAAACTATAGCCTTAAAAGAAT
Coding sequences:
- the LOC103999223 gene encoding uncharacterized protein LOC103999223, which codes for MDRPQSSERGPVVAIECVAGSSKAEEWGGDMLQTGDVVEEIKIGGSPAVHSPFKGGRSGVQKLLHSAFKRGDTSIEVRVQRCGGEAAELQACIVPHSPAGRRQYVLRSIRDPNYAVGFVDRMVSECVALQGSRSSRVVCALSTAKVQDGYVPYNWEKKMKEFLPVPNSSCFLSMLVLPKALDLVASRYNCLEDTLARANTWLFASQASGVPIEFMNVQTEALLTKISGETASATVNSGSLSDLSNLANVSLYGFEDYHGVDIGVVRAVRLWFTPASGELAVDIKLQEGDTKLGFSISCTEEGFIYISSVDDTDDEAASTRSGLRDMFRQARNADKLLVILRVSNEKVLPWMVSSAGAIRCFDTISISQKLSLHRHALKPIRIHVLMWEQPSAYEFAEYKAAAPISLPLPPSTADAFETGFERDTAGDVSFRFNEISQSNGWV